One window of the Chryseobacterium sp. CY350 genome contains the following:
- the murI gene encoding glutamate racemase encodes MKTKKQDYSHLSPKQPIGIFDSGVGGLTVAKEIKRLLPNEDLIYFGDTKHLPYGEKSKEAIIGYSTKITNFLLEQNCKAIVIACNTATANALNDVMEAVSGKVPVIDVINPVAEKVSYEIHTNVGVIATKATVNSGLYKKSIRKHNKFIKVDELATPLLVPAIEEGFKNHPITHSIIYNYLSNAKLKNIETLILGCTHYPLLIDEIKQYYGNRVRVIDSPNIVANHLNIILDKYNLLNQNNPKPKYQFYLSDITKNFEKISKKFFGKTIDLELKVL; translated from the coding sequence TTGAAAACTAAAAAACAGGATTATTCGCATCTTTCGCCAAAACAGCCTATCGGTATTTTTGATAGCGGAGTAGGAGGTTTGACGGTAGCTAAAGAAATTAAAAGACTTCTTCCTAATGAAGATCTTATTTATTTCGGCGATACAAAACATCTTCCTTATGGCGAAAAATCTAAAGAGGCGATTATAGGATATTCTACGAAAATAACCAATTTCCTGCTAGAACAGAACTGCAAAGCGATTGTAATTGCTTGTAATACGGCAACAGCAAATGCTTTGAATGACGTAATGGAAGCTGTCTCCGGCAAAGTTCCTGTAATTGATGTGATTAATCCGGTGGCCGAAAAGGTTTCTTACGAGATTCATACCAACGTGGGAGTGATTGCGACGAAAGCAACAGTAAATTCCGGTTTATATAAGAAAAGCATTCGTAAGCATAATAAATTTATCAAAGTTGATGAATTGGCGACTCCGTTGCTGGTTCCTGCGATTGAGGAAGGTTTTAAAAATCACCCGATTACCCATTCGATCATTTATAATTATCTGAGTAATGCTAAATTAAAAAATATCGAAACGCTGATTCTAGGATGTACCCATTATCCGCTGTTGATTGATGAAATCAAGCAATATTACGGAAATAGAGTGCGTGTAATAGATTCACCCAATATTGTTGCCAATCATCTTAACATTATTTTAGATAAATATAATTTGTTAAATCAGAATAATCCGAAACCAAAATACCAGTTTTATCTTTCTGATATCACGAAAAACTTCGAAAAAATCTCAAAAAAATTCTTCGGAAAAACAATCGATCTAGAATTGAAAGTTTTATAA
- the hemW gene encoding radical SAM family heme chaperone HemW — MIYIHIPFCKQKCSYCNFHFSTSLNFKDEMITAIKKEIFLRKDELHNKNLNSLYFGGGTPSILSGDEIKSMIDEVLKYFNFNSDIEITLEANPDDLDKNFLKQLSDSPINRLSIGTQSFFDEDLRLMNRAHNASDAEGSIKRAQDFGFENLSIDLIYGSPTSNLEIWKQNLNKTIALEVPHISSYALTVEPKTVLEKWIANGKVSYPKEDEQNREFYYMIDFLKDHDFEHYEISNFAKKGFHSRHNSAYWKYNEYLGIGPSAHSYNGFDQRSWNVTNNQQYIKKLNSNLLAKETEILSSKDQFNEMIMIGLRTIWGVDLQSLKNKFKEETLDQFHKEIQQKLADGILIKESNHLKIPEKHWFMADGIASDLFQV; from the coding sequence ATGATTTACATTCACATACCGTTCTGCAAACAGAAATGCAGCTATTGCAATTTTCATTTTTCTACGTCTTTAAATTTTAAAGATGAAATGATTACTGCAATTAAAAAAGAAATATTTCTTCGCAAAGATGAACTTCACAACAAAAATTTAAATTCGCTTTACTTTGGTGGCGGAACTCCTTCCATCCTTTCCGGAGACGAAATCAAGTCTATGATTGACGAGGTTTTAAAATATTTTAACTTTAATTCTGATATTGAAATTACTTTAGAAGCAAATCCTGACGATTTAGACAAGAATTTTTTGAAGCAACTTTCAGATTCTCCGATCAATCGATTATCAATAGGAACGCAAAGTTTTTTTGATGAAGATTTGAGATTGATGAATCGTGCTCATAATGCTTCGGATGCTGAAGGTTCCATTAAAAGAGCTCAGGATTTTGGCTTTGAAAATTTAAGTATTGACCTTATTTATGGCTCACCAACGTCAAATTTAGAAATCTGGAAACAAAATTTAAACAAAACTATAGCACTTGAAGTTCCGCATATTTCGTCTTATGCTTTGACGGTAGAGCCAAAAACGGTTCTGGAAAAATGGATCGCCAACGGAAAAGTTTCATATCCGAAAGAAGATGAGCAAAATAGAGAATTTTATTATATGATTGATTTTCTGAAAGATCATGATTTTGAGCATTATGAAATTTCAAATTTTGCCAAAAAAGGCTTTCATTCAAGACATAATTCTGCGTATTGGAAGTATAATGAATATTTAGGAATTGGTCCTTCCGCACATTCTTACAACGGATTTGATCAAAGAAGCTGGAATGTTACCAATAATCAGCAGTATATTAAAAAATTGAATTCGAATCTTTTAGCTAAAGAGACCGAAATTCTCTCCTCTAAAGATCAGTTTAACGAAATGATCATGATCGGATTGAGAACAATCTGGGGTGTAGATCTTCAAAGTTTAAAAAATAAATTTAAAGAAGAAACTTTAGATCAATTTCACAAAGAGATTCAACAAAAATTGGCTGACGGAATTTTAATCAAAGAAAGTAATCACCTCAAAATCCCTGAGAAACATTGGTTTATGGCAGACGGAATTGCTTCAGATCTTTTTCAGGTTTAA
- a CDS encoding DUF4139 domain-containing protein: MKKNLLLFLLFLGVLHYSQKPIFVKAKVNAVNVYRSSAELQNSANFSIPSGASEIVVTNISDEIFEKSLQVSVNNKNVSILSVQFTDDYSSEYDMDNTNPRIKKVTDSITLLEDLVYKASMELEANNKTLELLDKNQTVLVGSNTSSVAQLMQLADYYKSKRLEISTAISQITKKNTDLQRKLNRLRSSLKINSEMEEASSDGVLILKVMSSAAANVKADISYLAENASWEPFYEVRGNKLSDPLDVLFKAKVRQDTGLDWKGVKLSLINGRSSRNSTAPVLNPWFLNSYKAEDQVSVRGYSTQSDSTKTKEIEEVVVVGYGFKSVENQFNISFDVEVPYDILSNDQENFINLKQEKIPAVYKYFVAPKYSKDAFLIAKIKDFNKYNLISATANIVFENMYIGETTIKPNQTTGELSITLGDDKKISVRKEMIDDKSSVKMFSSYQEKTFTYDIVVRNNKKEAIEIEIKDQFPLSKDESVKIELLQTDNAEQDKEKGYLTWYVKISPSETKKIRVSYKVRYPKDFSISNLN; the protein is encoded by the coding sequence ATGAAGAAAAATTTATTACTGTTTTTATTATTTCTTGGAGTTTTACATTATTCTCAAAAACCCATATTTGTTAAAGCAAAAGTTAATGCTGTGAATGTCTACAGAAGTTCTGCGGAGCTTCAAAATTCTGCAAATTTTTCTATCCCTTCCGGAGCTTCAGAAATAGTTGTTACAAATATTTCTGACGAAATTTTCGAGAAGTCTTTACAGGTAAGCGTTAATAATAAAAATGTTAGTATTCTGTCTGTTCAATTTACAGATGATTATAGCTCTGAATATGATATGGATAATACAAATCCACGTATCAAAAAAGTCACTGACAGCATTACGCTGCTTGAAGATCTTGTTTATAAAGCAAGTATGGAGCTTGAAGCTAACAACAAAACGCTCGAACTTTTAGATAAAAATCAAACTGTTTTAGTTGGAAGTAATACATCAAGTGTAGCTCAACTGATGCAACTTGCAGATTATTATAAAAGCAAAAGGTTGGAAATCAGTACAGCAATATCTCAAATCACTAAAAAGAATACAGACTTGCAGAGAAAACTGAACCGGTTGAGAAGCAGTCTGAAAATCAATTCTGAAATGGAAGAAGCATCTTCGGACGGAGTTTTAATTTTAAAAGTAATGAGCTCGGCAGCTGCAAATGTGAAAGCGGATATTAGTTATTTGGCAGAAAATGCATCCTGGGAACCTTTCTATGAAGTAAGAGGAAATAAACTTTCTGATCCTTTGGATGTTTTGTTTAAAGCTAAAGTCAGACAAGATACAGGTCTTGATTGGAAAGGCGTAAAACTATCTTTAATCAATGGAAGATCAAGCAGAAATAGTACTGCACCAGTCTTAAACCCGTGGTTTTTAAATTCTTATAAAGCTGAAGATCAAGTATCAGTCAGAGGATACAGCACTCAAAGTGATTCTACAAAAACTAAAGAGATAGAAGAAGTTGTGGTGGTGGGATATGGATTTAAATCTGTTGAAAATCAGTTTAACATCAGCTTTGATGTTGAGGTCCCTTATGATATTCTCTCGAATGATCAGGAAAATTTTATTAATTTGAAACAGGAAAAAATTCCCGCAGTTTATAAATATTTTGTTGCGCCAAAATATAGTAAAGATGCTTTCTTAATTGCTAAAATTAAAGATTTTAATAAATATAATCTGATTTCGGCTACGGCAAATATTGTTTTTGAAAATATGTATATTGGCGAAACCACAATTAAACCCAATCAGACAACAGGTGAATTGAGCATTACACTTGGGGATGATAAGAAAATCAGTGTCAGAAAAGAGATGATTGATGATAAATCAAGTGTGAAAATGTTTTCATCTTATCAGGAAAAGACCTTTACATACGATATTGTGGTAAGGAATAATAAAAAAGAGGCTATTGAGATAGAAATAAAAGATCAGTTTCCTCTTAGTAAAGATGAGTCGGTTAAAATAGAATTATTACAAACCGATAATGCAGAACAAGACAAAGAAAAAGGATATTTAACTTGGTATGTAAAAATTTCACCGTCAGAGACAAAAAAAATCAGAGTAAGTTATAAAGTGAGATATCCGAAAGATTTTTCAATTAGTAATCTTAATTAA
- a CDS encoding PorP/SprF family type IX secretion system membrane protein, which translates to MRKLYAIVCLALLSNAYKAQESLPYYQQYLLDGEFLFNPAQYGKTDYVQLNLNYQQQFSKFSESPNVQSVGINANIFDRVGAGISVFRDSNGPISAGGITAGASYFIPLSSEGDRKDQFSFGTSVNFYNMNFDYSKINTEDGYDPLLQGNESNIFMAYANFGLAATYKGLFGGVSVNDIALSNDESIVNNYEPSPIKFFLNLGYDWKIADNIAITPSALINLNTNSTRMMDLNLMATFSNDINAFSFGVSYRGVQNRFDNQQLSISPIVKVRFNKFMVGATYNLGMSDIQEYGGNSFMLGIGYNFDNFINHRGFRY; encoded by the coding sequence ATGAGAAAACTATATGCTATCGTATGTTTAGCTCTTTTGTCGAATGCATACAAAGCACAAGAATCATTACCATACTATCAGCAATATCTTTTGGATGGTGAATTCCTGTTCAACCCTGCACAATACGGTAAAACGGACTACGTACAACTCAATCTAAACTATCAACAACAATTTTCGAAATTTAGCGAATCTCCAAACGTTCAGTCGGTAGGGATCAACGCGAATATTTTTGACAGAGTGGGAGCGGGTATTTCCGTTTTTAGAGATAGCAACGGTCCTATTTCTGCAGGTGGTATCACCGCAGGTGCCTCTTACTTCATTCCTTTGAGCAGTGAAGGAGACAGAAAAGATCAGTTTTCTTTTGGTACGAGTGTTAATTTTTACAATATGAATTTTGATTATTCTAAAATTAATACAGAAGACGGTTACGATCCTTTATTGCAAGGAAATGAAAGTAATATCTTTATGGCGTACGCAAACTTCGGTTTGGCAGCTACTTACAAAGGGTTATTCGGAGGAGTTTCTGTGAACGATATTGCATTGAGTAATGACGAATCTATCGTTAACAACTACGAACCATCGCCTATCAAATTCTTCTTAAACTTAGGATATGACTGGAAGATTGCAGATAACATCGCCATTACACCTTCAGCTTTAATCAACTTAAATACCAATTCTACGAGAATGATGGATTTAAACTTGATGGCTACATTCTCAAACGATATCAATGCATTCTCTTTCGGAGTAAGCTACAGAGGTGTTCAAAACAGATTTGATAACCAACAGCTGAGTATTTCTCCAATTGTAAAAGTAAGATTCAACAAATTTATGGTGGGAGCTACTTATAACCTCGGAATGTCTGACATTCAGGAATATGGTGGTAACAGCTTTATGTTGGGAATCGGGTATAACTTTGATAACTTTATTAATCATAGAGGATTTAGATATTAA